From the genome of Rathayibacter sp. VKM Ac-2804:
GTGGTGCTCTCGCTGCTGCTCGCCTCGGCGTTGGACAAGGTCGTGCACCTGCGCACGTTCCTCCGGGTCAGCTTCTACGTGCCCTACGTCACGGCGAGCGTCGCCGTCGTCGGCGTCTGGCTGTTCCTCTTCAACGGGAACGGCCTGGTCAACAGCCTGCTCGGGCCGCTCGCGCCGGACCCGTCCTGGCTGATCAACGACAGGCTCGCGATGCCGATCATCGCGCTCTACGTCACCTGGAAGCAGCTCGGCTTCTACATCCTGCTGTACCTGGCGGCGCTGCAGAACGTGCCGAAGGAGCTCTACGAGTCGGCGTCGACCGACGGCGCGGGCCGCATCCGGCAGTTCTGGTCGGTGACCGTGCCGAGCGTGCGGCCGGCGACGCTGCTGGTGCTGCTCGTCTCCACCGTGACCGGCGCGAACCTCTTCACCGAGCCCTACCTGCTCACCGGCGGCGGCGGGCCCAACGGCGCCTCCGCCTCGCCCGTGCTGCTGATGTACCAGCTGGGCATCCAGCAGGGGCAGCCGGACGTGGCCTCGGCCATCGGCGTCGTGCTGGTGCTGCTCGTGCTCGTCATCGCCTACCTGCAGAACCGCTTCGCCGGGGAGAGGAACTCATGAGCACGCTCGCCAGTGCCGGAGGCGCGACCTCGGCCGTGCCGGCACCCGTCACCTCCCGGCGGAAGCGCCCGGCCTCGAGCCGATCGGCCGTGATCCTCCGCGGCGTGGTGCTCGCGCTCGGCGCGATCGTCTTCCTGTTCCCCTTCTACTACATGGTGATCGGCTCGCTGCAGACCGACCCCGACCCCACCCTCGCCGGGGCGATCCCCGAGGCGGGCAACCTCACCCTCGACAACTACGTCAACGTGAACGAGCGGATCAGCCTGCTCACCGGCCTGATCAACTCCGGGATCTTCACCGGCGGCGTGCTGCTCTGCACGGTCGTCTTCGGGGTGCTGGCGGGCTACGCGCTCGCGATGCTCGAGTGGCGCGGCCGGAACGCCGTGTTCGCGCTCGCGCTGCTGGTGCAGGTCATCCCGTTCCAGCTGCTGCAGATCCCGCTCTACGTGCTGATCGCCCGCGACTACGGCCTCGCGGACAGCCACCTGGGCATGATCCTGCCGTTCGCGATCAACTCGACGGCGGTGATCATCTTCCGGCAGTACTTCCTGCAGCTGCCCAAGGAGCTGTTCGAGGCCGCGCGGATCGACGGGGCCGGCGAGATCAAGCTGCTCTGGAACATCGCGCTGCCGCTCGTGCGCCCCGCGCTGGTGACGGCCGTGCTGCTCACCTTCATCGGCCCCTGGAACGAGTTCCTCTGGCCGTTCCTGATCACCAAGGACGCGTCGCTGCAGCCGCTCGCCGTGTCCCTCGCCAACTACATCTCCAACGTCGCGTCGTCGACCGACAACCCGTTCGGCGCGATCCTCGCGGGCGCCGTCGTGCTGGCGGCCCCCGTCGTCGTGCTCTTCATCGTGTTCCAGCGCTACTTCGTCTCGACGGATCTCGGATCCGGAGTGAAAGGATGACCATGACTCCCACCCCCGGTACCACCGCCACCACCACCCGCACCTCCGTCCCCTACCGCCTCGAGCGCGTCGGCGTCGTGATGGAGCCGCTCGCGGGCGAGCTGTTCGAGGCCGAGGGGGTGCTCAACCCCGGCAGCGGACGCGGCCCCGACGGCGAGCTCTACCTGCTGCCCCGGATGGTCGCCGCCGGCAACGTCTCGCGGATCGGCCTGGCCCGCGTGCTCGTCGAGGGCGGCGTCCCCGTCGGCGTCGAGCGCCAGGGCGTCGTGCTGGCGCCCGACCGCGGCTTCGAGCGCGGGGCGGTGAACTCGGGCGTCGAGGATCCGCGGGTCACCTTCGTCGAGGCGCTCGGGCTGCACGTGATGACCTACGTCGCCTACGGGCCGCTCGGGCCGCGGACGGCGCTCGCCGTCTCGAAGGACCTGCGCGAGTGGCGGCGCTTGGGCCCGGTGACCTTCGCCTACGACGACGCCCTCGACATCGACCTCGGGCTCTTCCACAACAAGGACACGGTGTTCTTCCCCGAGATCGTCGCGGCGCCCGACGGCACGCGCTGCTTCGCGGTGCTGCACCGGCCGATGTGGGACCTCGGCGAGACGAAGCCGGGGGAGGGCGTGCGCCTGCCCGCCGGCGTCGACGACCCGCGGCAGAGCATCTGGATCAGCTACGTGCCGGTCGAGGACGTCGACCGCGACCTGGCGAACCTCACGCGCTGGACCCGGCACCGCTTCGTCGCGGGTCCCGAGTTCCCGTTCGAGGAGCTGAAGGTCGGCGGCGGCCCCGTGCCGCTGCGGGTGCCCGAGGGCTGGCTGCTGCTGCATCACGGCGTCACCGGCACGATCGACAGCGCCTTCTCGCAGCAGCAGCACGTCAACTACGCGGCCGGCGCGATCCTCCTCGACGCCGAGGACCCCTCGAAGGTGATCGCCCGCACCTCCGAGCCCCTGCTCGAGGCCGAGACCGAGGAGGAGCGCAGCGGCATCGTCCCCAACGTCGTCTTCCCCACCGCCATCGAGGAGATCGACGGCCGGCACTACGTCTTCTACGGCATGGCCGACTCCAAGATCGGCGCGGCCCGCCTGGTCCGCACGGACGAGTAGCGCCTCCGAGCCCGCGCTGCGGGCGCCCCACCGAGCCCGCGCCGCGGGCGCCTTTTCATGCTGATCGAGTAGCCCGCTCAGCGGGCGTATCGAGATCCGCCGTTCTGCAGGCGCCGGGTCTCGATACGCCCCTCCGGGGCTGCTCGACCAGCATGCGATCACTCCCCCCGAGCCAGCCTTTTCATGCTGATCGAGTAGGCCGCGCAGCGGGCGTATCGAGATCCCCCACCCCCAGCCACCACCCCCCCTTCAAGGAGAGAGTTCAATGACGAACTTCAGACCCCGCGCCGCCGCCGTCCTGGCCGCGACCGCCCTCGCCGCCGGAGGCCTCGCTGTCGGCGCGGCCCCCGCCCAGGCCGCCGAGCCGCTGACGAACACCGCGCACCTCGACTTCCTGCTCGACACCGCCACTCCGGAGCCCCAGGTCGGCCACAGCACCTACCGCCTCGCCGAGGAGCCGGACCTCGTGCTCCCGTGGACCTACGCCGACGCCCGCGACGGCGGCACCTTCGAGCGCGTCGGCGGCGGCCCCCTCGACCCGGCGACCGGCGACTGGGCGCAGGGCGCCTACAACACCGACGACGTCTCGCGCGCGGCGGTCGTCTACCTGCGGCACTGGCAGCAGACCGGCTCGACGGCGAGCCGCGACAAGGCCTACGAGACCCTCCGCTCCCTCGCCTACTTCCAGACCACCGACGGCGCGGACGCCGGCAACGTCGTCCTCTGGATGCAGCCCGACGGCGACCTGAACCCCAGCGCCGAACCCGTGGAGCTGCCCGACCCGAGCGACTCCGAGGACAGCTACTGGCTCGCCCGCACCCTCTGGGCGCTCGGCGAGGGCTACGCGGCGTTCCAGGACGAGGACCCCGACTTCGCCGCCTTCCTGCAGGATCGCCTGCGCCTCGGCGTCTCCGCCGTCGACCGCGAGGTGCTCACCCGCTACGGCGAGTACGCGGTCGCCGACGGCGTCGACGTGCCCGCCTGGCTGATCGTCGACGGAGCCGACGCCACCGCGGAGGCGCTGCTCGGCCTCTCCGCCTACGTCGTGGCCGCGCCCGACGACGCCGCCGTGCGCGCCAGCACCGCGAAGCTCGCCGAGGGCGTCGCCGCCTACGCCCGCACCACGACGGAAGCGGACACCACCTCCTGGCCGTACGGCGCGATCCTGCCCTGGACGAAGTCGCGCTCGCTCTGGCACTCCTGGTCCTCGCAGATGGCGGGCGGCCTGGCCGCCTCGTCCGTCGCGCTCGGCGACGCGTCGCTCCTCGAGCCGGCCGTCGTCGACGCCGCCCGCTTCGCCCCCGAGCTGCTGACCGCCGGCGGCCCGGACAACGGCTGGAACCCGACGCCGACCGACCGCGTGCAGATCGCCTACGGCGCGGACTCGCGGCTGCAGAACTCGCTCGCCCTCGCCGACGCGACCGGATCCAGCGCCACTGGTCCCACCGCCTACCTCGACCTCGCCGGCGTGCAAGGCGCCTGGTTCTTCGGGCTCAACCTCAGCGGCGCCCCCGTCTACGACCCGGCGACCGGAGTCACCTACGACGGCGTCCAGGCCGACGGCAGCGTCAACCGCAACAGCGGCGCCGAGAGCACCATCCACGGGCTGCTCTCGATGCTCGCGCTCGACGCGCACCCGTCGGTCGCCGCCCGCGCGACCGCGGTCACGACCCAGGCGAGCCGCGACGGCCTCCGCCTCGTCGAGGCCGAGTCGACCCGCGGCGGCACCGTCGTCACTCCGGAGTCGGCCTGGACCGGCGAGTCCGGCTGGAGCGGCTCCTACCTGTCGCTCTCGAACTGGCGCCGGTCCGCGACGATCCCCGTCGGCTCCGCGACCCAGGACCGCCTGGTCGAGGCCGTGATCTTCGCCGCCGAGCGCGGCACCGAGAAGACCCCGATCAGCCTCTGGAACTCCGGCCGCCGCCCGCTCGACGTGCTCACCAGCACCGTCGGCGCGCAGGGCGTCACCGAGGCGTCCGGCATCCTGCTGCCGCAGAAGCTCCGCCGCACCCTCCCCGCGAGCGCGACCACCGTCGAGGTCCGCGCCCTCTCCGGCGAGACGAAGCTCGACGCCCTGCTGGTCCGCCCCGTCGTCTCGCGCCTCGTCCTCGTCGGCGACACCGGCCGCACCGAGCTCGTCCGCAACTCGACCGCGACGCCCCAGCCGACGACCGTCGACGGCACCGGCACCCTCCGCGTCTACGCGCAGGACGGCGCCCTGGTCAGCGAGTCGCCCGCCGCCGGCCCGACCCCGGTCACCCTCCCCGCCCAGGGCTTCGCGATGCTCGTCGGCTGACGCCCCTGCTGATCGAGCAGCCCGCTCGCCCCAGCGGTGCTGCTCGCAGCAGCATGCTGATCGAGTAGCCCGCTCGCGGGCGTATCGAGATCCACCGTCCTGCAGAGGGTGGGTCTCGATACGTCCCTGCGGGACTACTCGACGAGCATGTCTCTCACGACCGCCGCCCCCGACCATGCTGATCGAGCAGCCCGCTCGCGGGCGTCTCGAGATCCCGCCCGCCGGACGGCCCCCATTCCTCCAGAGTTGCGGTAGTCGCGCTCGACTACCGCAACTTCTGCGTTGTCGACGCGGCGACCGGCGGGCCCCGCGCGTCAGCGGCTGCGGTGCAGCGTCTTCGACGCGAGGCCGGCGATCGCCGCGCCGAGCACCGGCGCCAGCAGGAACACCCAGACCTGGCCGAGCGCGTCGGGGCCGGCGAAGACCGCCGCGGCGATCGAGCGCGCCGGGTTCACCGAGGTGTTGCTGATCGGGATGCTGATCAGGTGCACGAGGGTCAGCGTGAGGCCGATCGCGAGCGGGGCGACGGACTTGTACTCGCTCTTCGAGGTGACGGAGAGGATCACGCCGACGAAGACGGCCGTCAGCACGACCTCGGCCAGGATCACCGCGCCGAGCCCGAAACCACCGGGGGAGGCGGCGCCGAAGCCGTTCGAGGCGAAGCCGGAGTCGCGGGCGGCGTCGAAGTAGCCGGCCGGCCCGTCGGCCGCGATCAGCGCGACGACTCCGGCGCCCGCGATGCCGCCGATCAGCTGGGCGACGATGTAGCCGGGGATGTGCCGCCACTCCGTCCGCCCCGCGAGGGCGAAGCCGATCGAGACGGCCGGGTTGAAGTGCCCGCCCGAGATGTGGCCGACGGCGTAGATCCCGGCGACCAGCGTGAGCCCGAAGGCGAGCGCGACGCCGAGGAAGCCGACGCCGAGCGCATTGCCGCTGTCGGGGAACGCGGAGGCGAAGATCGCGGTGCCGACGCCGCCCGCGACGAGGAGGAACGTGCCGAACGCCTCGGACGCGTAGCGCGCCGCGGCGGAGTACTGCTCGGCGTGCTCCTTCCGCTGCTCACTCGTGGTGCGGCTGGCGGGCTTGGATGACGGCATGGGAGTTCCTCCGCGGGTCGTGGACGGCCCCGCGGCGCGCGAGGGCAACGGCCACTCCAGCACCCGCGGGCGCCGCGGGAGCCGCGCGCCCAGTCGGCTCCCGGCCGCACGCCCCCGGAGGCGCCCTGCGCGGCCAGCCGCCCCTCGCTCAGCGGCCAGCGCTGCATGCCGGTCGAGCAGCCCCTCCATGCTGGTCGAGCAGGCCCGGAGGGCCCCCAGCATGCTGGTCGAGTAGCCCCGGAGGGGCGTATCGAGACCCACCGCTCGCAACACGGCGGATCTCGATACGTCCGCTGCGCGGACTACTCGATCAGCATGCAGGAGGCCCGCTCCGTTGGTGCGCGACCGCAGTGCCGCGCGTCACGCCGCCAGGTGGAACGTGCTCGCGAAGCGCCCGAGCAGGGCGTCCCGCCCGCGCAGCACCGTGACCGCGCCGGTCGCGATCGCCCGCTCCGGCGCGAGCTCGCCCGACAGCAGCAGCCGGATGTCCGCGCCGGTCGAGAACGCCAGGTCCACCGGGGCCTCGCCGCCCGGCACCTCCCCGCGCGACACATCCAGCGCGATGCCGTCGACGCGGATCAGCAGTCCGGCCGGTCCGACCTGCGCCGCGTACACCGTCGCCGGCAGGTCGGCCGCGACCTGCGGCCGGAACGCGGTCCGCAGGTCCACCGTCATCGAGTCGGGGGTGATCACCTGCTCCTCGCGCGGATCGCCCAGCGCCTTGAACCCCCACGCGCCGAGCGCGAGCACGATCGGCTCGAGCTCGCGGCCGTAGGGCGTCAGCTCGTAGACGATGATGCGCGAGCGCGGCGCCCGCCGGATGATCCCGGCCGCCTGCAGCTCCTTCAGTCGGCCGGCCAGCACGTTGCTCGGGATCCGCGCGAGCCCCTGCGCGAGCTCGCTGTAGCGGCGCGGCCCGACCAGGAGATCCCGGACGATCAGCAGCGCCCAGCGCTCGCCGACCAGCTCGACCGCGCGGGTGAGCGCCGAGTACTGCCCGTAGTCGCGTGCGGCCATCGCCCTCAGGCCTGCTCGCCGGTGAACGCCTCCGGGCCCTGCGCCGCGGCGACCGGGTCCATCCAGCCGAACTCGAGCAGGTTGCCGTCGGGGTCGGCGACCTGGCGCTGGTACATGAAGCCGTAGTCGGAGGCGGGCCGCGACTCGGAGCCGCCCGCGGCGAGCCCCGCGGTCACGGTGGCGTCGACGGCCTCGCGGGTGTCGAGGAAGATCGCGGTCGAGACGGAGGGGTTCACGGCCGGGTCGCCGATCGGCAGATCGCTGAAGGTCTGGAAGTACTCGCGCACCAGGATCATGAAGTAGTTGTGGTCCTCCTCCACCACGACGCAGGCCGCGTTGTGGTCGGAGAACGCCGGATTGATCGAGAAGCCGAGCGCGACGTAGAACGCCTTCGCGCGCTCGAGGTCGGTGACGGGCAGGTTGACGAACATGGAGGTCATGGCGGTCTCTCCTTCGAGGCGATGCTGCGGATTGCGGCGTCTGCGCTCATGCTTGTGAAAAACAAGTTCCACGTCAAGAGGCGGACCCGAGACGCCGCGATCGACGCGGGAGCCGCCCCCGGCTCGTGAGCCGACCTCCGGCTCGCTGTTCCACCCGGTTTCCGCGTGCCGGAGGTGATTCCACGAGCCGGAGTCGCTCCGGAGTCACCTGC
Proteins encoded in this window:
- a CDS encoding carbohydrate ABC transporter permease; protein product: MSTLASAGGATSAVPAPVTSRRKRPASSRSAVILRGVVLALGAIVFLFPFYYMVIGSLQTDPDPTLAGAIPEAGNLTLDNYVNVNERISLLTGLINSGIFTGGVLLCTVVFGVLAGYALAMLEWRGRNAVFALALLVQVIPFQLLQIPLYVLIARDYGLADSHLGMILPFAINSTAVIIFRQYFLQLPKELFEAARIDGAGEIKLLWNIALPLVRPALVTAVLLTFIGPWNEFLWPFLITKDASLQPLAVSLANYISNVASSTDNPFGAILAGAVVLAAPVVVLFIVFQRYFVSTDLGSGVKG
- a CDS encoding winged helix-turn-helix transcriptional regulator → MAARDYGQYSALTRAVELVGERWALLIVRDLLVGPRRYSELAQGLARIPSNVLAGRLKELQAAGIIRRAPRSRIIVYELTPYGRELEPIVLALGAWGFKALGDPREEQVITPDSMTVDLRTAFRPQVAADLPATVYAAQVGPAGLLIRVDGIALDVSRGEVPGGEAPVDLAFSTGADIRLLLSGELAPERAIATGAVTVLRGRDALLGRFASTFHLAA
- a CDS encoding glycosidase, translating into MTPTPGTTATTTRTSVPYRLERVGVVMEPLAGELFEAEGVLNPGSGRGPDGELYLLPRMVAAGNVSRIGLARVLVEGGVPVGVERQGVVLAPDRGFERGAVNSGVEDPRVTFVEALGLHVMTYVAYGPLGPRTALAVSKDLREWRRLGPVTFAYDDALDIDLGLFHNKDTVFFPEIVAAPDGTRCFAVLHRPMWDLGETKPGEGVRLPAGVDDPRQSIWISYVPVEDVDRDLANLTRWTRHRFVAGPEFPFEELKVGGGPVPLRVPEGWLLLHHGVTGTIDSAFSQQQHVNYAAGAILLDAEDPSKVIARTSEPLLEAETEEERSGIVPNVVFPTAIEEIDGRHYVFYGMADSKIGAARLVRTDE
- a CDS encoding sugar ABC transporter permease, with protein sequence MTTLAPKAPASQGAGAPRPQDKRSLLRRVLGPQPFGLLLGSPYLLFVLAVFAFPVGYSVYIAFHDFFFAAPGVQVERPFVGLDNFVTAFSSPQVIRSFGNIGIFLVINVPLTVVLSLLLASALDKVVHLRTFLRVSFYVPYVTASVAVVGVWLFLFNGNGLVNSLLGPLAPDPSWLINDRLAMPIIALYVTWKQLGFYILLYLAALQNVPKELYESASTDGAGRIRQFWSVTVPSVRPATLLVLLVSTVTGANLFTEPYLLTGGGGPNGASASPVLLMYQLGIQQGQPDVASAIGVVLVLLVLVIAYLQNRFAGERNS
- the aqpZ gene encoding aquaporin Z — encoded protein: MPSSKPASRTTSEQRKEHAEQYSAAARYASEAFGTFLLVAGGVGTAIFASAFPDSGNALGVGFLGVALAFGLTLVAGIYAVGHISGGHFNPAVSIGFALAGRTEWRHIPGYIVAQLIGGIAGAGVVALIAADGPAGYFDAARDSGFASNGFGAASPGGFGLGAVILAEVVLTAVFVGVILSVTSKSEYKSVAPLAIGLTLTLVHLISIPISNTSVNPARSIAAAVFAGPDALGQVWVFLLAPVLGAAIAGLASKTLHRSR
- a CDS encoding VOC family protein: MTSMFVNLPVTDLERAKAFYVALGFSINPAFSDHNAACVVVEEDHNYFMILVREYFQTFSDLPIGDPAVNPSVSTAIFLDTREAVDATVTAGLAAGGSESRPASDYGFMYQRQVADPDGNLLEFGWMDPVAAAQGPEAFTGEQA